From Deltaproteobacteria bacterium, the proteins below share one genomic window:
- the argJ gene encoding bifunctional glutamate N-acetyltransferase/amino-acid acetyltransferase ArgJ, protein MPRQVKTPTGVPGFRFAGVACGLKQSGRKDLALIASEGPAAAAAVFTKNRVKSPSVTAGAQHARSGQLQAVVVNSGNANACTGPGGLRDAEAMCAETARHLGIDARRVLPSSTGIIGVRLPMDKINRGIADAAAALAPDALQDAAQAIMTTDNGAKIAAATCRVGGRPVHIAGIAKGAGMIAPNMATMLCYVLTDAAVAPAALRPMVRRATDSTFHAITVDGDTSTNDTVLCLANGVAGNPRITPGGEGEDVLERELTRVMKELALKIVADGEGSKKLVEIRVDGARTVAEARKVAFTVANSKLVKTAFFGEDPNIGRFMMAIGNAGVPVVEETIDVALGTVKVVRRGLAVGTRESAAAKVMQRPSFTVRINLGMGAAGTSVWTSDLGHEYVRINSDYRT, encoded by the coding sequence ATGCCACGGCAAGTGAAGACCCCCACCGGGGTACCCGGTTTCCGCTTCGCGGGCGTGGCGTGCGGCCTCAAGCAGAGCGGGCGCAAGGACTTGGCTCTCATCGCCTCCGAGGGCCCGGCCGCCGCGGCCGCCGTGTTCACGAAGAACCGCGTCAAGAGCCCCAGCGTCACCGCGGGCGCGCAGCACGCGCGCTCGGGGCAGCTCCAGGCGGTGGTGGTCAACAGCGGCAACGCCAACGCCTGCACCGGTCCGGGCGGGCTGCGGGACGCCGAAGCCATGTGCGCCGAGACCGCGCGGCACCTGGGTATCGACGCGCGGCGGGTGCTGCCGTCCTCCACCGGCATCATCGGCGTGCGCCTGCCCATGGACAAGATCAACCGCGGCATCGCCGATGCCGCGGCGGCGCTCGCGCCCGACGCCCTGCAGGACGCCGCCCAGGCCATCATGACCACGGACAACGGCGCCAAGATCGCGGCGGCCACGTGCCGCGTCGGCGGCCGCCCCGTGCACATCGCCGGCATCGCCAAGGGCGCGGGCATGATCGCCCCCAACATGGCCACGATGCTGTGCTACGTGCTCACCGACGCCGCCGTCGCTCCGGCCGCTCTGCGCCCCATGGTGCGGCGGGCCACCGACTCGACCTTCCACGCCATCACCGTGGACGGCGACACCAGCACCAACGACACCGTGCTGTGCCTGGCCAACGGCGTCGCCGGAAACCCCCGCATCACCCCCGGCGGCGAGGGCGAGGACGTGTTGGAGCGGGAGTTGACTCGAGTGATGAAGGAGCTGGCGCTCAAGATCGTGGCCGACGGCGAGGGCAGCAAGAAGCTCGTGGAGATCCGCGTGGACGGCGCTCGCACGGTGGCCGAGGCGCGCAAGGTGGCCTTCACCGTGGCCAACTCCAAGCTCGTCAAGACCGCCTTTTTCGGCGAGGACCCCAACATCGGCCGCTTCATGATGGCCATCGGCAACGCCGGCGTGCCCGTGGTGGAAGAGACCATCGACGTGGCCCTGGGCACCGTCAAGGTCGTGCGCCGGGGCTTGGCCGTCGGCACCCGCGAGTCCGCCGCCGCCAAGGTCATGCAGCGCCCGTCCTTCACCGTCCGCATCAACCTCGGCATGGGCGCCGCCGGCACGTCCGTATGGACCTCCGACCTCGGCCACGAGTACGTGCGCATCAATTCGGACTACCGGACCTGA
- the secA gene encoding preprotein translocase subunit SecA, translating to MFGSNYVKKIFGTKNDREVKRLRPVVEHINGLEPEFEKLTDAELREKTDEFRRRLADGEGLDDLLPEAFAATREASRRTIGLRHFDAQLIGGMVLHEGKIAEMKTGEGKTLVATLAFYLNALTGKGVHLITVNDYLARRDVQWMGPIYHALGLSVSSIVHDASYRFDPTYITKDYRYLNLRPVSRQEAYRADITYGTNNEFGFDYLRDNMKFALEEYVQRELNFAVVDEVDNILIDEARTPLIISGPAEESTDKYYTLNRIIPKLQRGAVTQGDPSQEDREAILAQGDYTIDEKAKTVALTDGGVAKVERLLGVHNLYDPRHIDTLHHVNQGLKAHNIFRRDVDYVIKDGEIIIVDEFTGRLMPGRRWSDGLHQAVEAKEGVHIREENQTLATITIQNYFRMYAKLAGMTGTADTEAPEFKKIYDLDVLVVPTHRPMVRMDHADVVYRTEKEKYEAVVEEIAESHAKGQPVLVGTVSVEKSELLSSMLKKRKVKHNVLNAVNHEAEASIIAQAGRFGAVTIATNMAGRGTDILLGGNPEFLARSDMENEWITRAAKLPLQGQQRYEDALRELKERYDEQMRHVTERYKAESEVHENQRGDALRSFTEIQNRLMALSPFRDLREEYERVSSSQLIDALHSYRNIPESYVEMKESLDEAVLAHSGVDESARREFSEASKAFGSFVERWQSADGQRPQLLEAVDDSRRMYEQRLEEYEFVVTRSVVSQGEEAALVREFEANRTAFEEAEAHCEALRIPYEKDSRAAHEAYESKRQEYVQAVEEVREELEKAPEAYSNRYDEILAGYQGNSSTEREKVVGAGGLQIIGTERHESRRIDNQLRGRAGRQGDPGASRFFLSLEDDLMRIFGADRMQGIMNRLGMEEGVPIEHGLVSRAIENAQKKVEAHNFDIRKHLLEYDDVMNKQREVVYGQRRDALAGDKLRDDVLEMATQLAEETAQRFVDKQAMASEWDVVGLAESLRGRFNVRLELTPEEMESLNADDIEEKVVDLVTESYADKEERLGPELMRQLERIIMLQTIDVLWKDHLLNMDHLKEGIGLRGYGQKNPLHEYQREGYELFQEMSDRIPEDVVGKLFTVEVDQERSATELEELETRQAPRQMMLSHGDGEGPERVSTVRRDGDKVGRNSPCPCGSGKKYKRCHGK from the coding sequence ATGTTCGGCAGCAACTACGTCAAGAAGATCTTCGGCACCAAGAACGACCGGGAGGTCAAGCGGCTCAGGCCGGTGGTGGAGCACATCAACGGGCTGGAGCCGGAGTTCGAAAAGCTGACGGACGCGGAGCTGCGGGAGAAGACCGACGAGTTCCGGCGGCGGTTGGCGGACGGCGAGGGCCTGGACGACCTCCTGCCGGAGGCGTTCGCCGCCACCCGGGAGGCTTCGCGCCGCACCATCGGGCTGCGCCACTTCGACGCCCAGCTCATCGGCGGCATGGTGCTGCACGAGGGCAAGATCGCCGAGATGAAGACCGGCGAGGGCAAGACCTTGGTGGCGACGCTGGCGTTCTACCTGAACGCGCTCACCGGCAAGGGCGTGCACCTGATCACGGTCAACGACTACCTGGCCCGGCGCGACGTTCAGTGGATGGGCCCCATCTACCATGCGTTGGGGCTGTCCGTGAGCTCCATCGTCCACGACGCGAGCTACCGGTTCGACCCCACCTACATCACCAAGGACTACCGCTACCTGAACCTGCGGCCGGTGTCGCGCCAGGAGGCCTACCGGGCGGACATCACCTACGGCACCAACAACGAGTTCGGCTTCGACTACCTGCGCGACAACATGAAGTTCGCGCTGGAAGAGTACGTCCAGCGGGAGCTCAATTTCGCGGTGGTGGACGAGGTGGACAACATCCTCATCGACGAGGCGCGCACGCCGCTGATCATCTCCGGGCCGGCGGAGGAGTCCACCGACAAGTACTACACGCTCAACCGCATCATCCCCAAGCTCCAGCGGGGCGCGGTGACCCAGGGCGATCCCTCCCAGGAAGACCGGGAGGCCATCTTGGCCCAGGGGGACTACACCATCGACGAGAAGGCCAAGACGGTTGCCCTCACCGATGGCGGCGTGGCCAAGGTGGAGCGGCTGCTGGGGGTGCACAACCTCTACGACCCGCGCCACATCGATACGCTGCACCACGTGAACCAGGGCCTGAAGGCCCACAACATCTTCAGGCGCGACGTGGACTACGTCATCAAGGACGGCGAGATCATCATCGTCGACGAGTTCACCGGGCGGCTCATGCCGGGGCGGCGCTGGTCCGACGGGCTGCACCAGGCGGTGGAAGCCAAGGAGGGGGTGCACATCCGCGAGGAGAACCAGACCCTCGCCACCATCACCATCCAGAACTACTTCCGCATGTACGCCAAGCTCGCGGGCATGACCGGCACGGCCGACACCGAAGCCCCCGAGTTCAAGAAAATCTACGACCTCGACGTGCTGGTGGTGCCCACCCACCGGCCCATGGTGCGCATGGACCACGCCGACGTGGTGTATCGCACGGAGAAGGAGAAGTACGAGGCCGTGGTGGAGGAGATCGCCGAGTCCCACGCCAAGGGGCAGCCGGTGCTGGTGGGCACGGTGTCGGTGGAGAAGTCGGAGCTGCTTTCGTCGATGCTCAAGAAACGCAAGGTCAAGCACAACGTGCTCAACGCCGTGAACCACGAGGCGGAAGCGTCCATCATCGCCCAGGCGGGCCGTTTCGGCGCGGTCACCATCGCCACCAACATGGCCGGCCGCGGCACCGACATCCTGCTTGGGGGGAACCCCGAGTTCCTGGCGCGTTCGGACATGGAAAACGAGTGGATCACCCGCGCCGCCAAGCTGCCGCTCCAGGGACAGCAGCGCTACGAGGACGCACTGCGTGAGTTGAAGGAACGATACGACGAGCAGATGCGCCATGTCACCGAGCGCTACAAGGCGGAGTCGGAAGTACACGAGAATCAGCGTGGCGACGCGTTGCGCAGCTTCACCGAGATCCAGAACCGGCTCATGGCGCTGTCGCCCTTCCGGGACCTGCGGGAGGAGTACGAACGGGTCTCCTCGTCCCAGCTTATCGACGCCTTGCACAGCTACCGCAACATCCCGGAGTCCTACGTCGAGATGAAGGAGAGCCTCGACGAGGCGGTGCTGGCCCATAGTGGGGTGGACGAGTCCGCCCGGCGCGAGTTCAGCGAGGCCAGCAAGGCGTTCGGCTCCTTCGTCGAGCGCTGGCAGAGCGCCGACGGCCAGCGGCCGCAACTGCTGGAGGCCGTCGACGACAGCCGGCGGATGTACGAACAGCGGCTCGAGGAGTACGAGTTCGTGGTCACCCGCTCGGTGGTTTCCCAGGGCGAGGAGGCCGCGCTGGTGCGGGAGTTCGAGGCCAACCGCACCGCCTTCGAGGAGGCCGAGGCCCACTGCGAGGCGCTGCGCATCCCCTACGAGAAGGACAGCCGAGCGGCCCACGAGGCCTACGAGTCCAAGCGCCAGGAATACGTACAGGCGGTGGAGGAAGTGCGCGAGGAATTGGAGAAGGCCCCCGAAGCCTACAGCAACCGCTACGACGAAATCCTCGCCGGCTACCAGGGCAACTCCTCCACGGAGCGCGAGAAGGTGGTGGGCGCCGGCGGACTCCAGATCATCGGCACCGAGCGCCACGAGAGCCGCCGCATCGACAACCAGTTGCGCGGCCGCGCCGGACGCCAGGGCGACCCGGGCGCGTCGCGGTTCTTCCTGTCGCTGGAAGACGACCTCATGCGCATCTTCGGCGCCGACCGCATGCAGGGGATCATGAACCGTCTGGGCATGGAGGAGGGGGTTCCCATCGAGCACGGGCTCGTGAGCCGGGCCATCGAGAACGCCCAGAAGAAGGTGGAGGCGCACAACTTCGACATCCGCAAACACCTGCTGGAATACGACGACGTCATGAACAAGCAGCGCGAGGTGGTCTACGGCCAGCGCCGGGACGCGCTCGCGGGCGACAAGCTCAGGGACGACGTGCTGGAGATGGCCACCCAGCTTGCCGAGGAAACGGCGCAACGCTTCGTGGACAAGCAGGCCATGGCGTCGGAGTGGGACGTTGTGGGTCTGGCCGAGAGTCTCCGGGGCCGCTTCAACGTGCGGCTGGAGCTCACCCCCGAGGAGATGGAGAGCCTCAACGCCGATGACATCGAGGAAAAGGTCGTCGACCTGGTCACGGAGAGCTACGCGGACAAGGAGGAGCGGCTGGGTCCGGAGCTAATGCGGCAGCTCGAGCGGATCATCATGCTCCAGACCATTGACGTCCTGTGGAAGGACCACCTCCTCAACATGGACCACCTCAAGGAGGGCATCGGCCTGCGTGGCTACGGCCAGAAGAACCCGCTGCACGAGTACCAGCGGGAAGGGTACGAGCTGTTCCAGGAGATGTCCGACCGCATCCCTGAAGACGTGGTCGGGAAGCTCTTCACCGTGGAGGTGGACCAGGAGCGCTCGGCCACCGAGCTGGAAGAGTTGGAAACCCGGCAGGCGCCGCGCCAGATGATGCTGAGCCACGGCGACGGCGAGGGGCCGGAGCGCGTGTCCACGGTGCGGCGGGACGGCGACAAGGTGGGGCGCAACTCACCCTGTCCGTGCGGCAGCGGCAAGAAATACAAACGATGCCACGGCAAGTGA
- a CDS encoding ATP-binding protein, which produces MIDPRGREVLVGTGILDLVTFGMYGNPLAIYREYVQNAADSVEAGNVADGRVEIDIDVEGLRVTVRDNGPGLSHDMAVNALLPIGDSEKRRATDRGFRGIGRLCGLAFAETVTFVTREGGGRPPTRVVWDGTKLRAQRGAAGGSEDVIRNCTAVDVCSGQDYPPNFFEVQIAGIGRHAAGLILNRNAVRKYISEVCPVPMSSSFPYAAKIRNLFQETRKPLVLDVAVDKEGSDVRRLDGATIRFSSARQDEFREFQGFRVPSVDTEDTAAIGWVAHSSYLGALPKEIGIRGLRARVGNIQVGDESVFDSVFPEERFNRWCVGEVHIVDSRIVPNARRDYFEPGPHVRNLENHLGRIAREIASRCRKASTVRHEDRRFQSMIAQLEETYELVCSGYLARRDAGRLADLASERLAELRVELRESGGDGKNSLGRLNALEMRLRSFDAPCESERFRDVAVSDALVYQRVFSILTEICPSPRVAREMIAAVLARV; this is translated from the coding sequence ATGATAGACCCGAGAGGCAGGGAGGTGTTGGTTGGTACCGGGATCCTGGATTTAGTTACGTTCGGGATGTATGGTAATCCCTTGGCGATTTATAGGGAATATGTTCAAAACGCGGCCGATTCAGTAGAAGCGGGCAACGTCGCTGACGGGCGGGTGGAAATTGACATCGATGTTGAGGGCCTACGCGTGACCGTTCGGGACAACGGGCCAGGATTGTCGCATGACATGGCGGTCAATGCATTACTCCCGATTGGGGACAGTGAAAAACGGCGGGCTACCGACCGAGGTTTCCGTGGGATCGGACGCTTGTGTGGTTTGGCATTTGCTGAAACGGTTACATTTGTGACGCGCGAAGGCGGTGGACGACCACCTACGCGGGTCGTGTGGGATGGAACAAAACTGCGTGCTCAACGCGGCGCGGCAGGCGGTTCGGAAGATGTTATCCGGAACTGCACGGCAGTCGACGTGTGTTCCGGGCAAGATTATCCACCGAACTTTTTCGAGGTGCAGATAGCGGGTATTGGGCGTCACGCCGCGGGGTTGATATTAAATCGAAACGCGGTCAGGAAGTACATTAGTGAAGTATGCCCCGTGCCGATGTCCTCATCGTTCCCTTACGCTGCTAAGATTCGTAACCTCTTTCAGGAAACCAGGAAGCCGCTGGTGTTAGACGTGGCGGTTGACAAGGAAGGCAGCGACGTCAGGCGGCTGGACGGCGCCACCATTCGATTCTCTTCCGCGCGCCAAGACGAGTTCAGGGAGTTCCAAGGGTTTCGGGTCCCGTCGGTGGATACTGAGGACACGGCGGCTATAGGATGGGTCGCACATTCGTCGTATCTGGGGGCGCTACCGAAGGAGATTGGGATCAGAGGGTTGCGTGCCCGCGTAGGAAATATTCAAGTCGGTGACGAGTCTGTGTTCGACAGCGTCTTTCCAGAGGAGCGTTTTAATAGGTGGTGTGTGGGTGAGGTTCATATCGTGGACTCAAGAATCGTTCCTAACGCGCGGCGTGATTACTTTGAGCCCGGGCCCCATGTTAGGAACCTGGAGAACCACTTGGGAAGGATCGCGCGGGAGATTGCTTCGCGGTGTCGGAAGGCGTCAACGGTGCGCCACGAGGATCGTCGGTTTCAATCCATGATAGCACAATTGGAAGAGACGTACGAACTTGTATGTTCTGGTTACTTGGCTCGACGAGACGCTGGCCGGTTGGCTGATCTAGCGTCGGAACGGCTCGCGGAACTTCGGGTGGAGTTGAGAGAGAGCGGCGGAGACGGCAAGAACAGTCTGGGGAGACTCAATGCGTTGGAGATGAGACTGCGGAGTTTCGACGCACCATGCGAATCGGAGCGATTTCGAGACGTGGCGGTGTCGGATGCGTTGGTATATCAGCGGGTGTTCAGCATCTTGACGGAAATTTGCCCCTCGCCGCGTGTTGCAAGGGAGATGATTGCGGCAGTGTTGGCGAGGGTCTAA
- a CDS encoding radical SAM protein: MAKKNVLLVEPAYPNKYPPLGLMKLAAYHGPRGRGDVVRFIKGPSPAVLEDVWDRVYVGTLFSFEWERTASAIDFALRAAGSQPERVFVGGIAASLMYEEFLKEPRWAGVRFIKGLLDGAPSTALRLSEENHDFGFGDVESEPIEERVPDYDILGHVAYKYPVVDAYFGYASRGCVRRCAFCGVPKLEGGQREMPPLSRLVGEVDRLYGPRKDLVLMDNNLTASGRFKEIIAEIRDLGFTPGATIRRDGGRPVKRRVDFNQGVDARILAKSPMFLREISTIAISPLRIAFDHLGVRKVYETSIRMAADNGITSLSNYMLYNFKDTPRDLYDRMRLNIALNEELGIRIWSFPMRYQPVTLKDRSHVGEHWNRYYLRSFQIMLQATGGIVSGNPSFFAKAYGENAEAFERLLALPHAFIFHRDYYERGDGRPVFEEYRRLRKRLSHRQEEELYGLLAGPSGTVGGRSGYYRDLAKDPSVDRRIRDVVEFHALAAREDAKLDGARILSRLPSDADFVIPKDDELVEDAGLFDHGDGRDSR; this comes from the coding sequence ATGGCGAAGAAAAACGTGCTGCTGGTTGAACCGGCTTACCCGAATAAGTATCCGCCGTTGGGCCTGATGAAGTTGGCGGCGTACCACGGTCCGCGGGGCCGCGGAGACGTAGTGCGCTTCATCAAGGGGCCATCGCCGGCCGTGTTGGAAGACGTGTGGGACCGCGTTTATGTCGGTACGCTTTTCAGTTTTGAATGGGAGAGAACGGCGAGTGCGATTGACTTCGCGCTGAGGGCGGCCGGAAGTCAACCCGAACGGGTGTTTGTGGGTGGGATCGCGGCCTCGTTGATGTACGAGGAATTTCTGAAGGAGCCACGCTGGGCGGGGGTGCGGTTTATAAAGGGCTTGCTCGACGGAGCGCCCTCAACGGCGTTGAGGTTGTCGGAGGAGAATCACGATTTCGGGTTTGGCGATGTGGAGAGCGAACCGATCGAGGAACGGGTTCCGGATTACGATATCTTGGGACACGTTGCGTACAAATATCCGGTGGTTGACGCGTACTTCGGTTACGCCTCGCGAGGCTGTGTCCGGCGATGCGCCTTCTGCGGTGTGCCCAAACTCGAAGGAGGACAGCGTGAGATGCCACCGCTGTCGAGACTCGTAGGGGAAGTGGATAGGCTGTACGGGCCGCGGAAAGACTTGGTCCTCATGGACAACAACCTCACCGCGTCCGGCCGGTTCAAGGAGATCATCGCGGAAATTCGTGACTTGGGTTTCACTCCGGGCGCTACGATCCGGCGCGACGGGGGTCGTCCCGTGAAACGGCGCGTCGATTTCAATCAGGGTGTGGATGCCCGGATTCTGGCGAAATCCCCGATGTTCCTGCGGGAGATATCAACGATCGCAATCAGCCCGTTACGTATTGCCTTCGATCATCTTGGTGTTCGGAAAGTCTATGAAACCTCTATCCGAATGGCGGCGGACAATGGAATCACCTCGTTGTCAAATTACATGCTCTACAACTTCAAGGATACGCCCCGAGACCTCTACGACAGAATGCGACTCAACATAGCCCTCAATGAAGAGCTCGGGATCCGTATTTGGTCCTTCCCCATGCGTTATCAACCAGTTACCCTAAAGGACCGATCGCACGTCGGTGAACACTGGAATCGGTATTACCTGCGGTCATTTCAGATCATGCTCCAAGCGACCGGGGGCATTGTCAGCGGCAATCCGTCCTTTTTTGCTAAAGCGTACGGGGAGAATGCCGAAGCGTTTGAAAGGCTGTTAGCTCTTCCGCACGCGTTCATTTTCCACAGGGACTACTATGAGCGAGGGGACGGGCGACCGGTTTTCGAGGAGTACCGGCGTCTCCGGAAGCGCCTCTCCCACCGCCAAGAAGAAGAACTATACGGGCTACTGGCGGGACCGTCCGGAACGGTGGGGGGGCGATCGGGCTACTACCGAGATCTTGCGAAAGATCCTTCCGTCGACCGCCGCATTCGGGACGTCGTCGAGTTCCATGCGCTAGCGGCGAGGGAGGACGCTAAGCTTGATGGCGCTCGAATCCTGAGCCGACTCCCATCTGATGCTGATTTTGTCATACCGAAGGACGACGAGCTGGTAGAGGACGCCGGCCTCTTTGATCACGGGGATGGAAGGGATTCACGGTAG
- a CDS encoding DEAD/DEAH box helicase yields MENLPYAAIFHEQGLGKTKIAVDLMLRWLSDDVVDTVFVITKKTLVRNWANEISNHTYVTPRALTGNRRENSIALNSPVLIYLLNYEVISANVDLIREFLGTCRVAGILDESQKIKNPEARISVCLHSIAERFVRRVIMTGTPVANRPFDIWSQVRFLDAGRALGSSFETFRAELDLPSRGAHQRGTMSERDRGDGGGAESYGGRLSRVMERIRNFTVRETKETAGLALPDKTIRTVSVDLAPHQSVIYASYRDALMYEIRGRDGLTTDDAENLLKRLLRLVQCASNPGLVDDGYEEEPAKLSRLLQLAEEVDLRVHKAIVWTCFVENVEWLSAQLLELRPAKVHGGMTVDERNRSIDRFSADNTCRVLVATPGAAKEGLTLTAANHAVFYDRGFSLDDYLQAQDRIHRISQRVDCFVHNLIARNTIDEWIDQLLHAKYEAARVTQGDISSEEFDTSIIFDLPDQLLKVLSPAPSENDSKREVV; encoded by the coding sequence GTGGAGAACCTGCCCTATGCTGCAATTTTTCACGAACAGGGTCTTGGAAAGACAAAGATTGCGGTCGATTTGATGTTGCGTTGGTTGTCGGACGATGTGGTGGATACGGTATTCGTAATTACCAAGAAAACACTGGTTCGTAACTGGGCCAATGAAATCAGCAATCACACGTACGTTACGCCACGAGCCTTGACCGGAAATCGACGGGAGAACAGTATTGCTCTGAACTCCCCGGTCCTGATCTACCTTCTCAACTATGAAGTGATTTCCGCGAATGTCGATTTGATTCGCGAGTTTCTAGGGACGTGTCGGGTGGCGGGGATATTGGATGAAAGTCAAAAGATCAAAAACCCCGAGGCCCGCATTTCGGTGTGCCTTCACTCAATCGCGGAGCGGTTCGTGCGTCGGGTGATCATGACCGGGACGCCAGTGGCAAACCGGCCTTTCGATATCTGGTCGCAGGTACGCTTTTTGGATGCAGGTAGGGCGCTTGGCAGCTCGTTCGAAACCTTCAGAGCAGAGTTGGACCTACCGAGTCGAGGTGCTCATCAACGCGGAACTATGTCGGAGCGCGATCGAGGTGACGGCGGGGGAGCGGAGTCTTATGGCGGCAGACTGTCGAGGGTGATGGAGAGGATACGAAACTTCACGGTACGGGAAACAAAGGAGACAGCCGGCCTCGCCCTTCCGGACAAGACCATACGAACCGTGTCTGTCGACCTAGCGCCGCACCAATCGGTCATTTACGCGTCGTATCGCGATGCCTTGATGTATGAAATCCGGGGGAGAGACGGGTTAACTACGGACGACGCGGAGAACCTTCTCAAGCGACTGTTGCGCTTGGTACAGTGTGCATCCAACCCGGGACTGGTGGACGACGGGTACGAGGAAGAGCCGGCTAAGTTGTCACGTCTCTTGCAGTTGGCCGAGGAAGTAGACCTCCGGGTTCACAAGGCGATTGTCTGGACGTGTTTCGTAGAGAACGTCGAATGGCTGAGCGCGCAATTGTTGGAACTGCGGCCAGCCAAGGTGCACGGGGGAATGACTGTCGATGAGAGAAATAGATCAATTGATCGATTCTCCGCGGACAATACCTGCCGGGTCTTGGTCGCGACGCCCGGCGCGGCGAAAGAGGGGTTGACGTTGACCGCGGCGAATCACGCGGTCTTCTACGATCGAGGGTTCAGTTTGGATGATTACCTGCAGGCTCAGGATCGCATCCACCGAATCTCGCAAAGGGTTGACTGTTTTGTGCATAACTTGATTGCGCGAAACACAATTGATGAGTGGATCGATCAGCTGTTGCACGCCAAATATGAGGCCGCGCGGGTGACGCAGGGAGACATATCATCGGAGGAGTTTGATACGTCGATCATCTTTGACCTGCCCGATCAATTGCTTAAGGTTCTGTCACCCGCACCTAGTGAAAACGACTCCAAACGAGAGGTTGTATAG
- a CDS encoding radical SAM protein, which translates to MQPYRPDRVIVESGAEGSAIFDNLRSALPDVPFVTVPDPQRYWAERDGAADPISRGKRDLLLMRHKGRFLKACPGSDGQVCCNYFIINFASNCPMDCSYCYLQDYLAENPALKVFSNVDDLLTETRDLLAKHRGFLFRIGTGEITDSLALEPLIGFAAATVPFFAEQPNALLELKTKSSHVDSLLGLDPKERVVVSWSMNPQAVIDADEDLTASLEERLDAAYRCQQAGYKLGFHFDPMVEYPGWEEDYRDLLHQIFTRLDHRRMAWTSMGVLRTTPSLKRVMRQRFPATRILSGEQVPCPDGKMRYFQPLRVAMYRKMRQWIREAAPLVPIYLCMETREVWDQVFGYFPSCGKELGNELVGAETVNGDARG; encoded by the coding sequence TTGCAGCCGTATCGGCCTGACAGGGTCATCGTGGAGAGCGGCGCCGAAGGGTCGGCGATCTTCGACAACCTGCGGAGCGCCCTGCCCGACGTGCCCTTCGTGACCGTGCCGGACCCCCAGCGCTACTGGGCCGAGCGCGACGGCGCCGCCGACCCCATCTCCCGGGGCAAGCGCGACCTGCTGCTCATGCGCCACAAGGGCAGGTTCCTCAAGGCCTGTCCGGGCAGCGACGGCCAAGTGTGCTGCAACTACTTCATCATCAATTTCGCCAGCAACTGCCCCATGGACTGCAGCTACTGCTACCTGCAGGACTACCTCGCCGAGAACCCGGCCCTCAAGGTGTTCAGCAACGTCGACGACCTCCTCACGGAGACCCGGGACCTGCTGGCGAAGCACCGGGGCTTCCTCTTCCGCATCGGCACAGGCGAGATCACCGACAGCCTGGCGCTGGAGCCCCTCATCGGCTTCGCCGCCGCCACCGTGCCGTTCTTCGCCGAGCAGCCCAACGCGCTGCTGGAGCTCAAGACCAAGAGCAGCCACGTCGACAGCCTGCTCGGTCTCGACCCGAAGGAGCGGGTGGTGGTCTCCTGGTCCATGAACCCCCAGGCCGTCATCGACGCCGACGAGGACCTCACCGCCTCGCTCGAAGAACGCCTGGACGCCGCCTACCGCTGCCAGCAGGCCGGCTACAAGCTCGGCTTCCACTTCGACCCCATGGTGGAATACCCCGGATGGGAAGAAGACTACCGCGACCTGCTGCACCAAATCTTCACCCGCCTGGACCACCGGCGCATGGCCTGGACCAGCATGGGCGTCCTGCGCACCACCCCGTCGCTCAAGCGCGTCATGCGCCAGCGCTTCCCCGCCACCCGCATCCTCTCCGGCGAGCAGGTCCCGTGCCCCGACGGCAAGATGCGCTACTTCCAGCCCCTGCGCGTCGCCATGTACCGCAAGATGCGCCAATGGATCCGCGAGGCCGCCCCGCTGGTGCCCATCTACCTCTGCATGGAGACACGCGAAGTGTGGGACCAGGTGTTCGGCTACTTCCCGAGCTGCGGCAAGGAGTTGGGAAACGAGTTGGTGGGGGCGGAAACCGTAAATGGTGATGCCAGAGGCTAA